The Fusobacterium polymorphum genome segment TATATACATAAAAAGCTAAAGATGCACAAAAAGCAAAAGAATAAGTATAAATATCCCAAGTATTTTCAGCACCTAACTTTATAAACATAAAAGTACTTAATAAAACAAAAGAGCATAAGAAAGCGAACAATCTATCTTTTTTAATTCTAATCATACTTCTATATAAAAATAAAACTGTAAAAATACAACATAACATATTTGGCAATCTTAAAACAACCTCTGAATGAGAGTGAGTTATCATCATTACAAAAGCAGTTATCCAAACTGGTAAGGGAGGATTTTCAAAATAAAAATGTCCATTTAAGGTAGGTGTCCACCAATTAGAGTTTTGTAAAATTTCACGGGCTGATATAAGATTTCTTGCTTCTGAACTATCTATTTCTCTTATCCAAACAAGTGATAAAAGAGCAAAAAAAGAAAGAATAGTTAAAACAAAAATATCTTTTCTTTTAGTTGAAAACATTTTTAATTTCTCCTTTTATAAATATTTCAAATATATTATACAATCTTTTTATGTTATATAAAAGTTAATTTTTCTTTAAACATTTTTTGGGAGGGTGGAAAAGTTAATAAAAGGGGATTAAATTAACTTTTCCTTTTTATGAACTTATTATAATTTATAATTCATTATAAAAAATAAAAATTAAGATTTGGTAAAGATATAGAAAATTTTATTTAATTATGTTATTATTTTCTTGGGTGAGATAGATGAATAAAATTTTAATAATTGAAGATGATAAAAATATACAAAGACTTTTAGGATTAGAATTAAGACATAAAAACTATTCAGTTGACTCTGCTTATGATGGAGAACAAGGAATAGAAATATTTTCTAAAAATTCTTATGATGTTGTTTTACTTGATTTGATGTTACCTAAAAAATCTGGAAAAGAAGTGTGCCGAGAATTAAGAAAATTAGGGGATGCTCCAATTATAGTAATAACAGCAAAAGATTCAGTTTTAGACAAAGTGGAACTTTTAGACTTAGGGGCAAATGATTATATTTGTAAACCTTTTGCAATGGAAGAATTATTAGCAAGAATTAGAGTAGTAACAAGAAATAAAGAAAACTCTAATAATAAACATTTTTATATAGAAAATGAAATAAAAATGGATATTTCAGCTAAAAAAGTATTTTTAAATGAAGTAGAAATAAGCCTTACAAAGACTGAATTTTTAATCTTAGAATATTTTATGAAAAATAAAGGGTTATCTTGTTCAAGAGAAAAGATAATAGTAGGTGTTTGGGGTTATGATTTTGATGGTGAGGAAAAAATTGTGGATGTGTATATTAATTCACTTAGAAAAAAAATAGACCCTAAAAGTAATTATATTCATACTATTCGTGGTTTTGGTTATATATTTCAATATAAAGAGGATTAAATATGAAAAAAATATCTAAGGAGCTATTGAAAACATATTATTGGGTTATTGTTTTATTTGCAATATTCTCTATTTTTATAATAGTAAATTTTTCAGTTTATCTATGGAAAGAAAACCAAAATGATATAAAAGTAATAGAGGAATTTGTAGACTACCAAATGAATGAACTAGCAAATAAAGAAGATATTGATTATATACCAAGAGAATTATTTTTTAAAAATATTTTGGATAAAGCACCAAAGCTTCGAGATGTTTATTTAGAAATCTTTTATAATGATAAAAAATATGCAAAATCTCCTTATTTACCTGATAAGGAGCATAACTTTTTAGATTATTATTCAGTTACAAATTTTTACCAAATAGAAGGCTTTGATGAAATAAAAGTAAAAATAACAAGAAGAAATGTCAGAGATAGATTGCTTATTTTAAATGCTTTTACAAGTTTTGTATTCTTTTTATTATTCTGTTTATATATAATTGTTAGAATACAAAAAAGATTTTTTGATAAATTTAAAAATTCTCTGGATAACTTAAAAATTTTTACACAGGATTATAATTTAGATTCTGAAATAAGAATACACAATGAAGAAAATTTTATAGAATTTAGTATTTTACAAAAATCTTTTAAAAATATGTTAATAAGACTTAAAGAGCAATCTCAATTACAAATTGACTTTGTTAATAATGCGTCTCATGAGCTGAAAACTCCAATTTTTGTTATAAAAGGTTATGTTGATATGCTTAATGATTGGGGAAAAGATGATAAAGAAGTTCTTGATGAGGGTTTAATTGTATTAAAAAAAGAAATTCAAAATATGCAAGAATTAACTGAAAAACTTTTATTCTTAGCAAAAAGTAGAAATTTAACATTAGAAAAGACTAATATAAATCTTGATAGCATTTTAAAAGAAGTTATAGATAATTTGATTTTTGCTTATCCTAAACAAAAAATAAATTATAGTTCATCTGAAATTTTTATAGATTCTGATGCAGCCCTTTTAAAACTATTATTTAAAAATTTAATAGAGAATGCAATAAAATATGGAAAAGATAATCCAGTAAATATTGAATTAAAAAAAGAAAAGAAAGTTACAGTAATAATAGAAGATTTTGGAGTAGGGATATCTGAAAAAGCTTTACCTCATATTTTTGAAAGATTTTACAGAGAAGATGAGTCAAGAAATAGAGAAATTAAAAGTTATGGTTTAGGACTTTCTATTGTAAAAGAAATTATAGCTCTACTTAATATTGATATCCAAATTGAAAGCCAATTAGGTAAAGGAACAAAAATAACACTACAACTATAAAAATGAATGTAAAAATAAGTGAATTTCATTCCAAATTTTAGGATAAAAATTAAATAGAATGAGCCGAGCAAAATCAGACTTGTTTGAGTGAAATGAGTTTGTCTGTTTTCTTAGAAACACTTAGCGATTTATTGCTTAGAGTTTCTTATGAGGCGAATTCTTAATTTTTATCCGTTAAGAAATTTGGTTAGTAACGAACTATTTTTATTTTATTTCTCCATAATTTCTGCTACCATATTTTTTAAAGTAGGTACAACTTCTTCTTCAAACCAAGGATTTTTCTTTAACCATCTAATATTTAAAGGTGATGGATGGACTATTGGAAAAAATTTAGGTAAATACTCTTTATAAGCTTTAACGGTATCTGTTAAATTATCTTTTAGTTTGCCTTTTAAATAAAATCCTTGAGCATATTTTCCAATCAATATAAATAATTCAATATTAGGTAATAATTCTAAAATTTTATTATGCCATTTATCTCCAAAATCTTTTCTTGGAGGTAAATCTCCATTTTTTCCTTTTCCTGGATAATAAAAGTCCATAGGTATTATAGCAAGTAAATTGGAATTATAAAAAGTTTTTTCATCTATCCCTGTCCAAACTCTTAACTTATCTCCACTCTTATCTTTCCAATATAATTTATTTTCTTGAGCTTTTATTCCAGGTGCTTGTCCAACAATAACTATTCTTGCTTCTTTTGGTGCAGAAAAAAGTGGGTCAATACCTTGTTCTGTGTATTTTTTATTTTCTTCATCATTTTTAATTTCTTCAATAATTTTTTTTAATTTCTCTTCTCTATTCATCTTTTGCTCCTAATTTAAAATTAAATTTGTATTTTTATTATAACATTTTATGATAAAAAAAATTAATAAAATATAAATTTTAAATTAAAAATTTTAATAAAAATATTTTTAAATAAAAATAACAGTATAAAACGTTTTATAAATAAACAAATAAAATTAAAAAATTATAAATTTTTTATAAAAATATTGACATTATATAAACTGTATGTTAATATAAATCGAATGTATTGAAATCAAGTATTTTGAAAAAAATGATTTCAAAAAACTAGATATTAAAGGAAATAGAGGAGGCAATTATGAAAAAGATTTTATCTTTGATTTTCTTATCACTTCTTACCTTAGCATTGGTTGCTTGTGGTGGAAAAAAAGAAGAAGCTACAAAAGAAGGTGGAGAAGCAAAACAAGAAGCAAGAGTAATTAAAGTTACAACAAAATTTGTTGATGATGAACAAACAGCAAAATCATTAGTAAAAGTTGTAGATGCTATTAATCAAAGAAGTAATGGAACTTTAGAATTACAATTATTTACAAGTGGAACTTTACCAATTGGTAAAGATGGTATGGAACAAGTTGCAAATGGTTCAGATTGGATATTAGTAGATGGTGTAAACTTCTTAGGAGATTATGTACCTGATTACAATGCAGTTACAGGACCTATGTTATATCAAACATTTGAAGAATATTTAAGAATGGTAAAAACTCCATTAGTTCAAGACTTAAATGCACAAGCTCTTGAAAAAGGAATTAAAGTATTATCTTTAGATTGGTTATTTGGATTTAGAAATATTGAAGCTAAAAAACCTATAAAAACTCCTGAAGATATGAAAGGTTTAAAATTAAGAGTTCCTACTAGCCAATTATATACATTCACTATTGAAGCTATGGGAGGAAACCCAGTTGCAATGCCTTATCCAGATACTTATGCAGCATTACAACAAGGTGTTATAGATGGACTTGAAGGTTCTATTTTAAGTTTTTATGGAACAAAACAATATGAAAATGTTAAAGAATATTCTTTAACTCGTCACTTACTTGGAGTTTCAGCAGTATGTATTTCAAAAAAATGTTGGGATAGTTTAACTGATGAACAAAGAACAATAATTCAAGAAGAATTTGATAAAGGTGCTCTAGACAACTTAACTGAAACACAAAAATTGGAAGATGAATATGCACAAAAATTAAAAGAAAATGGAGTAACTTTCCATGAAGTTGATGCTGAAGCATTCAATAAAGCAGTTGCACCAGTTTATGATAAATTCCCTAAATGGACTCCTGGTATCTATAATAAGATTATGGAAAATCTTACTCAAATCAGAGAAGATATTAAAAATGGAAAATAATTATTTATTAAATTTTTGTTAAATACTAATCTTATAAAGGCTGTTGCAGTTTTTAAATATTTGCAACAGCCTATTTTAAGATTTTAAAGAGAGGTTTATATGAAAGATTTTTTAAAAAAGTTTGAATTATATATTGGAAGTATTTTTATTAGTGTAACAACTGTTGTTGTTATAATGAATGTATTTACAAGATATTTCTTAAAATTTACATACTTTTGGTCAGAGGAAGTTGCAGTTGGATGTTTTGTTTGGACAATATTTTTAGGAACTGCTGCTGCATACAGAGAAAAAGGATTAATTGGTGTTGAAGCTATCATTGTTCTTTTACCTGAAAAAATTAGAA includes the following:
- a CDS encoding response regulator transcription factor, translated to MNKILIIEDDKNIQRLLGLELRHKNYSVDSAYDGEQGIEIFSKNSYDVVLLDLMLPKKSGKEVCRELRKLGDAPIIVITAKDSVLDKVELLDLGANDYICKPFAMEELLARIRVVTRNKENSNNKHFYIENEIKMDISAKKVFLNEVEISLTKTEFLILEYFMKNKGLSCSREKIIVGVWGYDFDGEEKIVDVYINSLRKKIDPKSNYIHTIRGFGYIFQYKED
- a CDS encoding sensor histidine kinase; translation: MKKISKELLKTYYWVIVLFAIFSIFIIVNFSVYLWKENQNDIKVIEEFVDYQMNELANKEDIDYIPRELFFKNILDKAPKLRDVYLEIFYNDKKYAKSPYLPDKEHNFLDYYSVTNFYQIEGFDEIKVKITRRNVRDRLLILNAFTSFVFFLLFCLYIIVRIQKRFFDKFKNSLDNLKIFTQDYNLDSEIRIHNEENFIEFSILQKSFKNMLIRLKEQSQLQIDFVNNASHELKTPIFVIKGYVDMLNDWGKDDKEVLDEGLIVLKKEIQNMQELTEKLLFLAKSRNLTLEKTNINLDSILKEVIDNLIFAYPKQKINYSSSEIFIDSDAALLKLLFKNLIENAIKYGKDNPVNIELKKEKKVTVIIEDFGVGISEKALPHIFERFYREDESRNREIKSYGLGLSIVKEIIALLNIDIQIESQLGKGTKITLQL
- a CDS encoding uracil-DNA glycosylase family protein produces the protein MNREEKLKKIIEEIKNDEENKKYTEQGIDPLFSAPKEARIVIVGQAPGIKAQENKLYWKDKSGDKLRVWTGIDEKTFYNSNLLAIIPMDFYYPGKGKNGDLPPRKDFGDKWHNKILELLPNIELFILIGKYAQGFYLKGKLKDNLTDTVKAYKEYLPKFFPIVHPSPLNIRWLKKNPWFEEEVVPTLKNMVAEIMEK
- a CDS encoding C4-dicarboxylate TRAP transporter substrate-binding protein, with protein sequence MKKILSLIFLSLLTLALVACGGKKEEATKEGGEAKQEARVIKVTTKFVDDEQTAKSLVKVVDAINQRSNGTLELQLFTSGTLPIGKDGMEQVANGSDWILVDGVNFLGDYVPDYNAVTGPMLYQTFEEYLRMVKTPLVQDLNAQALEKGIKVLSLDWLFGFRNIEAKKPIKTPEDMKGLKLRVPTSQLYTFTIEAMGGNPVAMPYPDTYAALQQGVIDGLEGSILSFYGTKQYENVKEYSLTRHLLGVSAVCISKKCWDSLTDEQRTIIQEEFDKGALDNLTETQKLEDEYAQKLKENGVTFHEVDAEAFNKAVAPVYDKFPKWTPGIYNKIMENLTQIREDIKNGK
- a CDS encoding TRAP transporter small permease — protein: MKDFLKKFELYIGSIFISVTTVVVIMNVFTRYFLKFTYFWSEEVAVGCFVWTIFLGTAAAYREKGLIGVEAIIVLLPEKIRNVVEFLTYILLTLLSGLMCVFSFTYVMSSSKITAALELSYGYINFSIVISFALMTLYSIIFTVESFKKAFLSKTN